One Ranitomeya variabilis isolate aRanVar5 chromosome 4, aRanVar5.hap1, whole genome shotgun sequence genomic window, tagaatattatcagcaccaactgtcatctcccctcAGTAATCTAACAATCTgccttcactaaatacagagtttacccaggtacatagaattttgaaaataaaaaatcagtcctggcggagaaagaagccgatttggctgataaaatgtattacaaagttaaatattttcatgtgtattattgttttatgaACTAAATATTAAAATTACGAATATTTATTAAGACCTCTCCATAGCCCATCCGTGGAGCAGGCAGTGCATTGTTCTGATAGATAGATCTGCTCCTCTATATGGTCCTGGTCACTAGCAGACTGAGCGATCACTCATTTTTCTCATGCGCCTTGTGGACTATAAAATCCAGATCCTTCCACCCCTGCAGACACCTTCTAAGTATTCtccatttgtgtttttcaggtggtcctggcatctgtccccggcagtaacatcaacgtggccgtcaaaataatcaccaaaagggacaacgaggacaccatcttgagagagcggcggatactcctggcggccagacactgcccattcctgtgccacctctatgtcgcacaccagtctcagcacagggcatatttcatcatggagtacctgtccggtggcagcgtggaggatttgatcaggatgtgcggctgcctgaacatcggcaatgtgaggtgagaaagcagagaatgtacctaaaagagaactaagaaagggaaaaaacctgaggtcggggtgcagctaggagagcactggcagggcatatatttagggtgctggaagcaggaggtggggtgccatggtatttggggattgccagagaaggatttcatgacattgattctgcactctgttctctccatcagattctacacagcagagatggtaagtggcctccagttcctccacggacacaacattgtccaccggtaagcagaactttcctccttctctctgtcccctttacaagctgtagatatggcccccggcttccctggtgtcctgccgcctattctgccgtattttgtagtgacccattttccatctcttgtatcactggacagattttgttttcttctttcattgcagtgacataaagccggataacatcatgttggatgcagatggccacatccgtatcatcgaccttgggcttgcccaagatggcgtctcctcctccaaaaacatctctggagtgacgggcactttccattacatggcccctgaggtgcatcgtagaaaacggtatggcgcagcagtggactggtggagcctggggattgtggtgtccaggatggcagcagggcgatatccattttacaacggccccgtcaagcaaatggctttcaaatccatcatcaacgagaagccaaaatttccaacttggcttgatgctgacgtgaaacatctcatcaagaagctgctgcgcaaagaccctcagacacgcctgtatgtgagcgggaacatcagagagcatccattctttaccaccatcggctgggaggatctggaggaaaggagagtacagccaccatttacaccattcaggccagttctggagaaccaccatctgcagtggccggagcacacagtccttcaccccgtggccggatttacgtacgtgtcaccaagctggacccggtaagtatctcctcctctggggataacactcatcaggtgctgttctctcattgtggtaatcatcatcatcgatcttaccttttttcactttttctgacagtgactttatgtttctatttttcttaggtggatgaaaagatctggactgtgaaagaattcacgaccatctggtgagtgaccgATGTACACACAGGACAACTATTATGTCAGTACATGGCATCTGATGTTATATAGCAGAATGGTTCattataaagaccattcccctaataTAACATAAGATCCGGTAGATAGATTTCCTGTCTTCCTCTAATATCTTGCAGGATGAGCCTGTGCCAACTGCCCAGAACTTCATGCCTCCTGACCCGTGCCTCACGTCTCTGCTGCTGTACGTCACCTCGGCTGCCCTTCAACATCATCTCtctctataccatcttcatgccggaccactgccattgctgccccagacccttgacctcctgggctggcatctaacgtccctccagcccgaagatcttctaccccaggagcggcctgttctaagtttccatctggtgagttcaggaacaatagtcgtacctttcagtcctggggccgctgagcagcagcatgtaaggagcggccattatccctgaactcaccttagcacaggcctggtaagtatcgcacccatcacacatcacccacactacatggtcagtgcaggtccccacactacatcatcagtacagacacacacatagcacacagtacatatcagcacatagatgtaggacatagatcggcttctgatcctgagatttaatctgatcgccatatttggggtcaggaaggaatttttccccctaatatgaggacaattggcccattcctcataggcggttttcgccttcctctggatctacacggccttaaataggtttagtataatagattaataagtagaatcacacactagtagcacaaaaaaagttataataaaataaaatgttcttactttaaaagaaaaaatagttcctatgaataataattagtccaagtaaagaaacatatatattattttacatgacaggtatattacacaggttaggtacattacacaggttaggtatcagcctttgatcttgggattcattctgatcgccatatttggggtcaggaaggaatttttctccctgatatgaggataattggccgattcctcacagggggttttcgccttcctctggatcaacatggccgatacatacatttagtgtcataggttaataagtaagtgcacacttttagagcataaaaaagatacaaaataaaatattattagttgaaaaaatgtttcctaaccaaatatagacataaattagtcCAAACATGCTACCATATTAgtaggaaaaaaataatacaacacatttttttactttaatctcatcggttcattatcagcccttgatcctgggatttattctgaccgccatactttatttggggtcaggaaggaattttcccccctgatatgaggataattggccgattcctcacagggggttttcgccttcctctggaccaacacggcccatagataggtttagtaaaatagaataaataagtagcttcttatgtttataataaaaaatatataatttatgtaaaataataatataatattttggatttacaataatatagtcgacacaaatataaacgtaaattagccgaaaaatagaaattacttttatatttttatataataaacttttatataataataatataataataattttaaataatatatattttttacgttaaacttacgtatacacattagctatgagcccttgatcctgggattcattctgatcgccatatttggggtcaggaaggaattttccccctaatatgaggataattggccgattcctcacagggggttttcgccttcctctggaccaacacggcccatagatagatttactctgatagatgaataatttacacatatacatgatatataatatataataacctcatctataaataaaatctttttacccctatacctttgtgttgtctttactccattgctcatccatgtagtcattattatactgccccctatgtctggtgggtgcatacagcagtgtcccccacactccaggcctcacggccccaatacatcatggtgtcaggatttccttcgtatttctCGGGGGAGAAAACCTGTGGCAGCTTCTGAGGCCTCGATAATAATTCCATCCTCAGTGCAAaatgaaggaaatcctgacaccatgatgtgttgggccgtgaggactggagtttggggatcattgtcacacatgagataaagctggatgagccccgatatcgttatatccaatggggataaatcaggtaattgctctgattcctgggagtgtcaggtccagagcaggagactctggggcctttctccatttccgctaataaatgagaacactgagccgctccatcctctattacctcagaacttcctaacaggacagagaagaatgggtttcctataccagacccccatatcatagacagccagtctgattagatcctccagaaaagattaatgaagaaggagaatcccctgcagagaggcgtccacagcaagagatgtgatagtaacagcttttgtgtcatttcctagtgatctgtatctggaaataaaggatgacaatcaaaatggccgccattatcgctcctacaggggacatcactaagctttcatacaccctgaacagtacatggtgtaatgacacatcccctcacattaccactgttacagaggtgccataaagctctcatagatccatggtcagctgttgtgaaattggattctgggctcccccggtggccacttgtggaattgaacttgtgtgcatcatcccctctgttcacctgctcctatcaggatgtgggagtcgctatataaccttgctcctctgtcagtttcttgccggtcaacaatgtaatcagaagccttctgtgcttgttcctgctactagacaactcccagctaagttggacttttgtccttgtgtgtttttgcattttgttcctgttcacagctgctgtttcgttactgtgtctggaaagctcttgtgatcggaaattgccactctggtgttatgagttaatgctagagtcttaaaggaatttctggatggtgttttgatagggttttctgctgaccatgaaagtgtcctttctgtcttcctgctatctagaaagcggacctcgattttgctaaacctattttcatactacgtttgtcatttcatctaaaatcaccgccaatatatgtgggggcctctgtctgccttttgggaaagtttctctggaggtgagccaggactgtcttttcctctgctaggattaggtagttctccggctggcgctgggcatctagggttaaaaaacgtaggcatgctacccggccacttctagttgtgcggcaggtttagttcatggtcagtatagtttccatcttccaagagctagttctcatatatgctgggctatgttctctcgccattgagaatcatgacagtttgaccggcccaaaaaagggttaaattactggctgagaaaggagagaaaaaagaagtctgctacaattttttttttttttttttttttctcctctagttctgagtgtgctcttaattgaatcacttgctagtctgcctatactgcagccttcctctctttctctccttctaatccttgaatggctctgtgttcacctgtttcaaatggatcttcagagtgtagctacaggtttgaataatctcgccacaaaggtacaaaatttgcaagattttgttgttcatgcacctatgtctgagcctagaattcctttgcctgaattcttctcggggaatagatctcactttcaaaattttaaaaataattgcaaattgtttttgtccctgaagtctcgctctgccggagaccctgcacagcaggtcaggattgtaatttccttgctccggggcgaccctcaagactgggcttttgcattggcaccaggggatcctgcgttgctcaatgtggatgcgttttttctggccttggggttgctttatgaggaacctcatttagagcttcaggcggaaaaggccttgatgtccttgtctcaggggcaagatgaagctgaaatatactgccaaaaattccgcaaatggtctgtgcttactcagtggaatgagtgcgccctggcggcgattttcagagaaggtctctctgatgccattaaggatgttatggtggggttccctgtgcctgcgagtctgaatgagtccatgacgatggctattcagatcgataggcgtctgcgggagcgcaaacctgtgcaccatttggcggtgtctactgagaaaacgccagaaaatatgcaatgtgatagaattctgtccagaagcgagcggcagaattttagacgaaaaaatgggttgtgcttctattgtggtgattcaactcatgttatatcagcatgctctaagcgtactaagaagcctgacaagtctgtttcaattagcactttacagtctaagtttattctatctgtgaccctgatttgttctttgtcatctattaccgcggacgcctatgtcgactctggcgctgctttgagtcttatggattggtcctttgccaaacgctgtgggtatgatttggagccactggaggctccgatacctctgaaagggattgactccaccccattggctagtaataaaccacaatactggacacaagtgactatgcgtgttaatccggatcaccaggaggttattcgctttctggtgctgtataatctacatgatgttttggtgctgggattgccatggctgcaatctcataacccagtcctcgactggagagctatgtctgtgttaagctggggatgtaaaggaactcatggggacgtacctttggtttccatttcatcatctattccctctgagattcctgaattcttgtctgactttcgtgacgtttttgaagaacccaaggttggttcactacctccgcaccgggagtgcgattgtgccatagacttgattccgggtagtaaataccctaagggtcgtttatttaatctgtctgtgcctgaacacgctgctatgcgagaatatataaaggagtccttggaaaagggacatattcgtccttcgtcatctcccttaggagccggttttttctttgtgtctaagaaagacggctctttgaggccgtgtattgattatcgacttttgaataaaatcacggttaaatatcaatatccgttaccactgcttactgatttg contains:
- the LOC143768993 gene encoding protein kinase C-like 1: MATTGRGEESEKRSKEKWREEKRKREEDSVTGLKKKRRRDNSGLEEPTPGCSGDPGSSCPYARLNISCFNIHQVLGRGAFGKVVLASVPGSNINVAVKIITKRDNEDTILRERRILLAARHCPFLCHLYVAHQSQHRAYFIMEYLSGGSVEDLIRMCGCLNIGNVRFYTAEM